One genomic region from Cyanobium usitatum str. Tous encodes:
- a CDS encoding cell division protein SepF — protein sequence MSLFSRLRAVVSGDDYLEGDYDDELDYDGGEQPEPSYTSRSSALALSSDFGADDPFAGTNVIGMPGLSTAVAEVTLMEPRSFDEMPRAIQALRERKTVILNLTMMEPDQAQRAVDFVAGGTFAIDGHQERVGESIFLFAPSCVTVTTAASDEASSPTIVSREISEPQQDAAPSPAWGRQDAAI from the coding sequence GTGTCGTTGTTTTCCCGCCTGCGTGCCGTTGTCTCAGGAGACGACTATCTCGAGGGCGACTACGACGATGAGCTCGATTACGACGGTGGCGAGCAGCCTGAGCCGAGTTACACCAGTCGCTCTAGCGCCCTAGCCCTGAGCTCCGATTTCGGCGCTGACGATCCTTTTGCCGGCACCAATGTGATCGGCATGCCCGGCCTATCCACGGCCGTTGCCGAGGTGACCCTGATGGAGCCGCGCAGCTTCGATGAAATGCCCCGCGCCATCCAGGCCCTGCGCGAGCGCAAGACCGTGATCCTCAACCTCACGATGATGGAGCCGGATCAGGCCCAGCGCGCCGTGGATTTTGTGGCAGGCGGCACCTTCGCTATCGACGGCCACCAGGAGCGGGTGGGTGAAAGCATTTTTCTGTTTGCGCCTAGCTGCGTCACGGTGACCACCGCCGCTAGCGACGAGGCCTCTTCGCCCACGATCGTGAGCCGCGAGATCAGCGAGCCCCAGCAGGACGCGGCC
- a CDS encoding YggS family pyridoxal phosphate-dependent enzyme: MAGRLAALQAELPPGCRLLAVSKGQPSDRIREAVAAGQLSFGESRLQEAVLKQAELADLAPLDWHFIGRLQANKARGVVRHFGTIHSLDSLELARRLARIAAEEQRQPAVFFQVKFRPDPAKTGFEPAELCQHWPELAGLAPLQPLGLMTLAPLGLGEAERRDLFGECDALATQLGLPERSMGMSGDWPEAAAAGSTWVRIGSGLFGPRQIQ; the protein is encoded by the coding sequence TTGGCTGGGCGACTGGCCGCCCTCCAGGCCGAGCTGCCGCCAGGCTGCCGCCTGCTGGCGGTGAGCAAGGGCCAACCCTCTGATCGGATTCGCGAAGCGGTGGCCGCTGGCCAGCTCAGCTTTGGTGAAAGTCGCCTGCAGGAGGCGGTGCTCAAGCAAGCCGAGCTGGCCGATCTGGCGCCCCTCGACTGGCATTTCATCGGCCGGCTGCAGGCCAATAAGGCCCGGGGTGTGGTGCGCCACTTCGGCACCATCCACTCTCTCGACAGCCTTGAGCTGGCTAGGCGCCTGGCCCGCATCGCCGCCGAGGAGCAGCGCCAGCCGGCGGTGTTTTTTCAGGTGAAATTTCGCCCCGATCCCGCCAAGACCGGCTTTGAGCCCGCTGAGCTCTGCCAGCACTGGCCCGAGCTGGCCGGCCTGGCTCCCCTGCAGCCCTTGGGCTTGATGACCTTGGCGCCCCTGGGCCTGGGCGAGGCCGAGCGCCGGGACCTGTTTGGCGAGTGCGACGCCCTGGCGACCCAGCTGGGCCTGCCGGAGCGCTCAATGGGCATGAGTGGCGACTGGCCCGAGGCGGCTGCGGCCGGCAGCACCTGGGTTCGCATTGGTAGCGGCCTGTTTGGGCCGCGTCAAATTCAATAA
- a CDS encoding PipX family protein, with the protein MSPERYLNHPTFGMLYRVAAVSEGRDLFATLYAQRIFFVVTLQPRGATFEVVPLMDARHFAEQNLVRSRRDGPEAHAHWRQLFDQTFI; encoded by the coding sequence GTGAGTCCGGAGCGCTACCTCAACCATCCCACCTTCGGGATGCTCTATCGGGTGGCGGCGGTTTCCGAAGGCCGGGATCTGTTCGCCACCCTCTACGCCCAGCGCATTTTTTTCGTCGTCACCCTGCAGCCCCGTGGCGCCACCTTTGAGGTGGTGCCGCTGATGGATGCCCGCCACTTTGCTGAGCAAAACCTGGTGCGCTCCCGCCGCGACGGTCCCGAGGCCCACGCCCATTGGCGTCAGTTGTTTGACCAGACCTTTATCTGA
- a CDS encoding CbiQ family ECF transporter T component encodes MDFLRQIPIGQFAAPDPAEAATGGSWLRRLDPRLKLAWSLIFLVTPILAGPLWRLSLVALLLLITAASGLSWRLWRRSVPLLLALALLVGGLAALLPAGTASPAALQRPPAELRLQPGPPGSPPPERSGTPWVLLRAGPLLVTRRSAELGLNGATLLFTLVHSANLLLLSTSPEQLVWAISWLLAPLARLGLPVERLGFTLLLALRFLPLVQEELQNLLRSIATRAVNFKQLGWKGGLALVLALGERLLANVLLRSEQGAEALLARGGVWLPPDQLLRPAVVGRGLGLLNATAAGLLLLMLLLRWKVGDL; translated from the coding sequence GTGGATTTTTTACGCCAGATCCCCATCGGCCAATTTGCCGCCCCGGATCCGGCGGAGGCGGCCACGGGCGGCAGCTGGTTGCGCCGGCTTGATCCACGCCTGAAGCTGGCCTGGAGTCTGATTTTTCTAGTAACGCCGATCCTGGCAGGACCGCTCTGGCGTCTCAGCCTGGTGGCCTTGTTGCTGCTGATTACCGCCGCTAGCGGGCTCAGCTGGCGGCTATGGCGCCGCAGCGTGCCGCTGCTACTGGCCCTGGCCCTATTGGTGGGCGGCCTAGCGGCCCTGCTACCGGCGGGCACGGCGTCACCCGCAGCCCTGCAGCGGCCGCCGGCGGAGTTGCGGCTCCAGCCCGGTCCCCCTGGCAGCCCGCCGCCCGAGCGCTCAGGCACCCCCTGGGTGCTGCTGCGCGCTGGCCCCCTACTGGTGACCCGCCGTTCAGCTGAGCTGGGCCTCAACGGCGCCACGCTGCTATTCACTCTGGTGCACAGCGCCAACCTGCTGCTGCTCAGCACCTCCCCCGAACAGTTGGTGTGGGCGATCAGCTGGCTGCTGGCGCCCCTGGCCCGGCTGGGCCTGCCGGTGGAGAGGCTCGGTTTCACCCTGCTGCTGGCCCTGCGCTTCCTGCCCCTGGTGCAGGAGGAGTTGCAAAACCTGTTGCGATCTATTGCAACCCGGGCGGTGAATTTCAAGCAGCTTGGCTGGAAGGGGGGCTTGGCTTTGGTGCTGGCCCTGGGCGAGCGGCTGCTGGCCAATGTGTTGCTGCGCTCCGAGCAGGGAGCCGAGGCGCTCCTTGCCCGCGGCGGGGTCTGGCTGCCGCCCGACCAGCTGCTGCGACCTGCAGTTGTGGGGCGGGGCTTGGGCCTGCTCAACGCCACGGCGGCGGGCTTGCTGCTGCTGATGCTCCTGCTGCGTTGGAAAGTCGGTGACCTTTAA
- the der gene encoding ribosome biogenesis GTPase Der, which translates to MALPVVAIIGRPNVGKSTLVNRLCRSREAIVHDTPGVTRDRTYQEGYWADRTFRVVDTGGLVFDDDSEFLPEIREQANLALAEAAVALVVVDGQLGCTAADQSIAEWLRGQGVPTMLAVNKCESPDAGLAMAAEFWGLGLGEPFPISAIHGAGTGDLLDKVVSYLPPSEEDEGEEPIQLAIIGRPNVGKSSLLNAVCGENRAIVSPIRGTTRDTIDTTIEREGKTWKLLDTAGIRRRRSVSYGPEYFGISRSFKAIERSDVCVLVIDALDGVTEQDQRLAGRIEEDGRACVVVVNKWDAIEKDSHTMPAMEKELRAKLYFLDWAPMLFTSALSGQRVQAIFPLALLAVEQHRRRVTTSVVNEVLTEALSWRTPPTSRGGRQGRLYYGTQVAVRPPSFTLFVNEPRLFGETYRRYVERQIREGLGFEGTPIKLFWRGKQQRDAEKELARSQTRGR; encoded by the coding sequence TTGGCCTTACCGGTCGTTGCCATTATTGGCCGCCCCAACGTGGGCAAATCCACCCTGGTGAACCGGCTCTGCCGCAGCCGCGAAGCGATCGTGCACGACACGCCCGGCGTGACGCGGGATCGCACCTATCAGGAGGGCTACTGGGCTGATCGCACCTTCCGGGTGGTCGACACCGGCGGCCTGGTGTTTGACGACGACAGCGAGTTTCTGCCGGAGATCCGTGAGCAGGCAAACCTGGCCCTGGCCGAGGCGGCCGTGGCCCTGGTTGTTGTTGATGGTCAGCTGGGTTGCACCGCTGCCGACCAGTCGATTGCCGAGTGGCTGCGGGGCCAGGGGGTTCCCACCATGCTCGCGGTGAATAAGTGCGAGTCGCCCGATGCGGGCCTGGCCATGGCGGCCGAGTTTTGGGGCCTGGGCCTGGGCGAGCCCTTCCCGATTTCGGCGATCCACGGTGCCGGCACCGGCGACCTGCTCGACAAGGTGGTGAGTTACCTGCCCCCCAGCGAAGAAGACGAGGGCGAAGAGCCGATTCAGCTGGCGATCATCGGCCGCCCCAATGTGGGCAAATCCAGCCTGCTCAATGCGGTGTGCGGTGAAAACCGGGCGATCGTCAGCCCGATTCGGGGCACCACCCGCGACACGATTGACACCACGATCGAGCGGGAGGGTAAAACCTGGAAGCTGCTCGATACGGCCGGCATCCGCCGCCGCCGTTCGGTGAGCTATGGCCCCGAATACTTCGGCATCAGCCGCAGCTTCAAGGCGATCGAGCGCTCCGATGTGTGCGTGCTGGTGATTGACGCCCTCGATGGCGTCACCGAGCAAGACCAGCGCCTGGCCGGCCGCATCGAAGAGGACGGCCGCGCCTGCGTGGTGGTGGTGAATAAGTGGGATGCCATTGAAAAAGACAGTCACACCATGCCGGCGATGGAGAAGGAGCTCCGCGCCAAGCTTTATTTCCTCGACTGGGCGCCGATGCTGTTCACCTCGGCCCTCAGCGGCCAGCGGGTGCAGGCGATCTTCCCCCTAGCCCTGCTGGCGGTGGAGCAGCACCGCCGCCGCGTCACCACTTCGGTGGTGAACGAGGTGCTCACCGAAGCGCTCAGCTGGCGCACGCCGCCCACCAGCCGCGGCGGCCGCCAGGGCCGCCTCTACTACGGCACCCAGGTGGCGGTGCGGCCCCCCAGCTTCACGTTGTTTGTCAACGAGCCGAGGCTTTTCGGTGAGACCTATCGCCGCTATGTGGAGCGTCAGATCCGCGAGGGCCTGGGCTTTGAGGGCACGCCGATCAAGCTTTTCTGGCGCGGCAAGCAGCAGCGCGATGCCGAGAAGGAGCTGGCCCGCAGCCAGACTCGTGGGCGCTAG
- a CDS encoding DUF1823 family protein, with amino-acid sequence MASAQAAPAAVPYPLSRQLLEAVLADRTSDRFVCVLIWPRLGYELNGSGTWSAGPATSAGWRESFPVEPQFIAERPPSVALTRSIAKEHKQLLKEQLGFAGYRIGELYPRRTRRATAVNWLLAHLAERGEPLPGVGPLPQLLDQPADPVQGHSGDLPIS; translated from the coding sequence ATGGCTTCCGCTCAGGCCGCCCCCGCTGCCGTGCCCTACCCCTTGAGCCGGCAGTTGCTGGAGGCGGTGCTGGCCGACCGCACCAGCGATCGCTTCGTGTGTGTGCTGATCTGGCCGCGCCTGGGATACGAGCTGAATGGCTCCGGCACATGGAGCGCCGGCCCGGCTACCAGCGCTGGCTGGCGGGAGTCCTTCCCCGTTGAACCCCAGTTCATCGCCGAGCGGCCTCCTTCGGTGGCCCTAACCCGCTCAATTGCAAAAGAGCACAAGCAGCTGCTGAAGGAGCAGCTGGGTTTTGCGGGCTACAGGATCGGCGAGCTCTACCCGCGCCGCACCCGCCGGGCCACCGCCGTGAACTGGCTGCTGGCCCATTTGGCCGAGCGGGGCGAGCCGCTGCCGGGTGTGGGGCCGCTGCCGCAACTGTTGGACCAGCCGGCCGATCCGGTGCAGGGCCATTCGGGCGACCTGCCCATCAGCTAA
- the dusB gene encoding tRNA dihydrouridine synthase DusB, with protein sequence MITGSPITASPLQLSGNGTARALRCRVLQSPLAGVSDRIFRALVRRWAPDALLFTEMVNATSLELGFGLQKVEELGSEAGPIGVQLFDYRPAAMAEAAKRAEAAGAFLIDINMGCPVKKIAKKGGGSGLIRDPELAARVVESVVAAVALPVTVKTRLGWCDGSDAVSWCQRLENAGAQLLTLHGRSREQGFKGQADWAAIAAVKAALTIPVIANGDVNSPAAARRCLEQTGADGVMVGRGSMGSPWLVGQIDAELSGRPIPPTPGALERLALAAEQLQALVAAKGDHGLLIARKHMGWTCQGFAGAPQLRHALMRAPTPGAALELLQRAEAALETIKPQAGLPEAAGP encoded by the coding sequence ATGATCACTGGTTCACCGATCACAGCTTCTCCCCTGCAGCTCTCTGGCAACGGCACGGCCCGCGCCCTGCGCTGCCGGGTGCTGCAGTCGCCCCTGGCGGGGGTGAGCGATCGCATCTTCCGGGCGCTGGTGCGGCGCTGGGCGCCCGATGCCCTGCTGTTCACCGAGATGGTGAACGCCACCAGCCTGGAGCTGGGCTTCGGGCTGCAGAAGGTGGAGGAGCTGGGCAGCGAGGCCGGCCCGATCGGTGTGCAGCTATTTGATTACCGGCCCGCCGCCATGGCCGAGGCCGCCAAGCGGGCCGAGGCCGCCGGCGCCTTTCTGATCGACATCAATATGGGCTGCCCGGTGAAGAAGATCGCCAAGAAAGGCGGCGGCAGTGGCCTGATCCGCGATCCCGAGCTGGCGGCCCGCGTTGTGGAAAGCGTGGTCGCGGCCGTAGCTCTCCCGGTGACGGTGAAAACGCGGCTGGGCTGGTGCGATGGCAGCGATGCGGTGAGCTGGTGCCAGCGGCTCGAAAATGCCGGTGCCCAGCTGCTCACCCTGCACGGCCGCAGCCGCGAGCAGGGCTTCAAGGGTCAGGCCGACTGGGCCGCCATCGCTGCGGTGAAGGCGGCGCTGACGATCCCGGTGATCGCCAATGGCGATGTCAATAGTCCGGCCGCTGCCAGGCGCTGCCTGGAGCAGACGGGCGCCGATGGGGTGATGGTGGGCCGGGGCAGCATGGGATCCCCCTGGTTGGTGGGCCAGATCGATGCGGAGCTCAGCGGCCGGCCCATCCCGCCCACCCCCGGCGCCCTAGAGCGCCTCGCCCTGGCGGCGGAGCAGCTGCAGGCCCTGGTGGCGGCCAAGGGCGACCACGGCCTGCTGATCGCTCGCAAGCACATGGGCTGGACCTGCCAGGGCTTCGCCGGCGCCCCCCAACTGCGCCATGCCCTGATGCGGGCGCCCACCCCCGGCGCAGCCCTGGAGCTGCTGCAGCGAGCGGAGGCGGCCCTCGAGACCATCAAGCCGCAGGCTGGCTTGCCGGAGGCCGCAGGGCCATGA
- a CDS encoding aquaporin, translating to MTLFQRAAMEGAGTALLAFTISRAASGQLSSFEQACMIGLSLSLLIHLCGRLSGAHFNPEVTLLLQHQRWGWAGLGRGGVWRECFAYGVAQLIGARVGFALDPLAAAPEPLALGGVVPEFAFSIALFALILVWSHEGRICPFAQPLAGVVIGLGLVVLVVLGGLTGSGLYNPAIALALVARGGEGVLPLVAAQLLAALALMALRPPASQPAA from the coding sequence ATGACCCTGTTCCAACGCGCCGCAATGGAGGGCGCCGGCACGGCGCTGCTGGCCTTCACGATCTCCCGGGCCGCTTCCGGTCAGCTCAGTTCCTTTGAGCAGGCCTGCATGATCGGTCTCAGCCTCAGCCTGCTCATTCACCTGTGTGGGCGCCTTAGTGGCGCCCACTTCAATCCGGAGGTCACGCTGCTGCTCCAGCACCAGCGCTGGGGCTGGGCCGGATTGGGGCGTGGTGGGGTCTGGCGGGAGTGCTTCGCCTACGGGGTGGCCCAGCTGATCGGCGCCCGGGTCGGCTTCGCCCTCGATCCCCTGGCGGCTGCGCCCGAGCCCCTGGCCCTTGGCGGCGTGGTGCCGGAATTCGCCTTCAGCATCGCCCTGTTCGCCCTGATCCTGGTGTGGAGCCATGAGGGGCGGATCTGCCCCTTTGCCCAACCTTTGGCAGGCGTGGTGATCGGGCTTGGGCTGGTGGTGCTGGTGGTGCTCGGGGGCCTTACCGGCTCGGGTCTCTACAACCCGGCTATCGCTCTGGCGCTGGTCGCCCGCGGTGGAGAGGGGGTGCTGCCCTTGGTTGCCGCCCAGCTGCTGGCGGCACTGGCGCTCATGGCCCTGCGGCCTCCGGCAAGCCAGCCTGCGGCTTGA
- the cobI gene encoding precorrin-2 C(20)-methyltransferase has translation MFSAEFPGALAPEAGLTLVGVGPGDPQLLTVAAVRAIGAAAVVAYPVARLEAEGMAAQIAAPWIGPEQRRLPLLFPMVSEAEPRRQAWHAAAAALAAEVAAGQAVVLLCEGDASLYASASYALLALAERHPSCPVAVIPGITAVAAAAAAASSQGLPWPLALQQDALLIRPTPDDPAQLEALLTEAAAAATVLALLKLGHRWAWVRPLLAQRNLLPGALFAQRVGWPDQLLAPAAEVPADEQPYFSLLLIRQSWPEVLP, from the coding sequence GTGTTTTCGGCAGAATTTCCGGGAGCCCTGGCGCCTGAGGCAGGGCTCACCCTGGTTGGCGTTGGCCCCGGTGATCCGCAGCTGCTCACCGTGGCGGCGGTGCGGGCAATTGGGGCCGCGGCGGTGGTCGCCTACCCGGTGGCCCGGCTCGAGGCGGAGGGAATGGCGGCCCAGATCGCCGCCCCCTGGATTGGCCCCGAGCAACGGCGCCTACCGCTGCTGTTTCCGATGGTGAGCGAGGCGGAGCCGCGCCGCCAGGCCTGGCATGCCGCCGCCGCGGCCCTGGCCGCAGAAGTGGCTGCTGGCCAGGCCGTGGTGTTGCTGTGCGAGGGGGACGCCTCCCTTTATGCCAGCGCCTCCTACGCCCTGTTGGCCCTGGCGGAGCGCCATCCCAGCTGTCCGGTGGCGGTGATCCCCGGCATCACGGCAGTGGCCGCCGCCGCCGCCGCTGCCTCCTCCCAGGGGTTGCCCTGGCCGCTGGCCCTGCAGCAGGACGCCCTGCTGATTCGCCCCACCCCCGACGATCCGGCCCAGCTCGAGGCGCTGCTGACTGAGGCGGCGGCAGCGGCCACGGTGCTGGCCCTGCTCAAGCTCGGCCACCGCTGGGCCTGGGTGCGGCCCCTGCTGGCGCAGCGCAACCTGCTGCCAGGGGCCCTGTTTGCCCAGCGGGTGGGCTGGCCCGACCAACTACTGGCGCCGGCGGCCGAGGTGCCTGCCGATGAACAGCCCTACTTTTCGCTACTGCTTATTCGTCAGAGCTGGCCAGAGGTGCTGCCCTGA
- a CDS encoding 1,2-dihydroxy-3-keto-5-methylthiopentene dioxygenase produces the protein MTLLQVFGTGPAASAAPKLSSSDPATIAATLAPLGMGFERWQVQGGLAPDADPAAILAVYATEIARVQAGGSYPTVDAIRLTPNHPDRQALRQKFLAEHTHSEDEVRFFVEGRGLFCLHIGDAVLQLLCEAGDWISVPAGTKHWFDMGPEPHFCALRFFNNPAGWVAEFTGDQIADQYPRLDELAT, from the coding sequence ATGACTCTTCTGCAGGTATTTGGCACCGGCCCTGCCGCATCAGCCGCCCCAAAGCTAAGCAGCAGTGATCCGGCCACAATCGCCGCCACCCTGGCGCCATTGGGCATGGGCTTTGAGCGCTGGCAAGTTCAGGGCGGCTTGGCCCCGGATGCCGATCCGGCCGCGATCCTGGCCGTCTACGCCACCGAAATCGCCCGAGTGCAAGCCGGTGGGTCGTACCCCACGGTGGATGCGATTCGCCTCACGCCAAACCATCCCGACCGCCAGGCCCTGCGCCAGAAGTTTCTGGCCGAGCACACCCACAGCGAAGACGAGGTGCGCTTTTTCGTGGAGGGGCGTGGCCTTTTCTGCCTGCACATCGGTGATGCAGTGCTGCAGCTGCTCTGCGAAGCAGGCGATTGGATTTCCGTGCCCGCTGGCACGAAGCACTGGTTTGACATGGGTCCTGAACCCCATTTCTGCGCCCTGCGCTTCTTCAACAACCCGGCAGGCTGGGTGGCCGAATTTACTGGCGACCAAATCGCCGACCAATATCCCCGCCTCGACGAGTTAGCAACTTAG
- a CDS encoding HD-GYP domain-containing protein: MIRQVGDDLNFRLRQLHEQLLEQVPDVDRIACALYEPSDDMLKTFVHSTRQGEAIKGYEFHLAESASLSALAASRSVRILDEIADVVSPANPHSQWLLNEGYRSSFTVPLYERQEFIGFLFYDSLKPAAFSKKVQRSLEVYNALISLTISNELNLVRSITTSAQVAREFANLRDFETGNHLERMAHYSRLIARELAPRHDLSDEYIEHLYLFAPLHDIGKIGIPDSILLKSGGLNPEERALMNTHVQKGIDVLERMIGEFGLDALPDSQVMRNVVAGHHECLDGSGYPNGLKGAEIALEARIIAVADILDALTSHRPYKEPWSVEAAIGELERLVERGKIDGDCVQALKCHLPEVNTIRDRFKDS, encoded by the coding sequence ATGATCCGTCAAGTTGGCGATGACCTCAATTTTAGATTGCGTCAGCTGCACGAGCAATTATTAGAGCAAGTGCCGGACGTGGATCGCATCGCCTGCGCTCTCTACGAACCCAGCGATGACATGCTCAAAACCTTTGTGCATAGCACTCGCCAGGGCGAAGCCATCAAGGGATATGAGTTTCACCTTGCCGAAAGTGCCTCGCTTAGCGCCTTAGCAGCTAGCCGTAGCGTTCGGATTTTGGATGAAATCGCCGATGTCGTAAGCCCTGCCAATCCTCACTCCCAATGGCTCCTTAACGAGGGCTACCGCTCCTCCTTCACCGTGCCCCTATACGAGAGACAGGAGTTTATCGGCTTCCTTTTCTACGACTCATTAAAACCAGCTGCTTTCAGCAAAAAGGTTCAGCGCAGCTTGGAGGTTTACAACGCCCTGATCAGCCTGACAATTTCAAACGAATTAAATTTAGTTCGCTCGATCACCACATCGGCTCAGGTTGCTCGCGAATTTGCCAACCTGCGCGACTTTGAAACCGGCAATCACCTTGAGCGCATGGCTCATTACTCCCGCCTGATCGCCAGGGAGCTAGCCCCTCGCCACGACTTAAGCGATGAATACATTGAGCACCTTTATTTATTTGCACCATTACATGACATTGGCAAGATCGGCATTCCCGACAGCATTCTGCTCAAGTCCGGCGGTCTAAACCCCGAAGAGCGAGCCCTGATGAACACCCACGTTCAAAAGGGTATTGATGTGCTGGAGCGCATGATCGGCGAATTCGGACTAGACGCCCTGCCCGACTCCCAGGTGATGCGCAACGTGGTGGCCGGGCACCACGAGTGTCTCGATGGCAGCGGCTACCCCAATGGGCTTAAAGGCGCTGAGATTGCCCTAGAAGCCCGGATCATCGCCGTCGCCGACATCCTTGACGCCCTCACCAGTCATCGGCCTTACAAAGAGCCCTGGTCTGTGGAGGCTGCCATTGGTGAGCTGGAGCGCTTAGTGGAAAGGGGCAAGATCGATGGCGATTGCGTTCAGGCCTTGAAGTGCCATCTCCCGGAGGTCAACACCATCCGCGACCGGTTCAAAGACAGCTGA
- the miaE gene encoding tRNA-(ms[2]io[6]A)-hydroxylase, with product MARVKWLAAPTSPAWLEQAIAQPELLLIDHAHCERKAAGVALQLMFRYPSEVGLAAALSPLAREELEHFEQVLLLLQRRGAALRPLQAPAYGSALTAQVRKGDPQRMLDSFLVAGLIEARSHERMALLAAHSPDAELRALYGELLASEARHFGLYWLLCEERFGRQATVERLQELALAEAQALSGDLSDPQRLRMHSVGIELVS from the coding sequence ATGGCCCGGGTGAAGTGGCTGGCGGCCCCCACCAGCCCCGCCTGGCTGGAGCAGGCGATTGCCCAGCCAGAGCTGCTGTTGATTGACCACGCCCACTGCGAGCGCAAGGCCGCCGGCGTAGCCCTGCAGCTGATGTTCCGTTATCCAAGCGAGGTTGGCTTGGCGGCCGCCCTTAGCCCTCTGGCACGGGAGGAGTTGGAGCACTTCGAGCAGGTGCTGCTGCTGCTGCAACGGCGCGGCGCAGCCCTGCGCCCCCTGCAGGCACCGGCCTACGGCTCGGCCCTCACGGCCCAGGTGCGCAAGGGCGACCCCCAGCGCATGCTCGATTCTTTTTTGGTGGCTGGCTTGATTGAGGCCCGCAGCCATGAGCGCATGGCCCTGCTGGCGGCCCATAGCCCCGATGCCGAGCTGCGGGCGCTGTATGGCGAGCTGCTGGCCAGCGAAGCGCGCCATTTCGGTCTCTACTGGCTGCTCTGCGAAGAGCGCTTCGGCCGCCAGGCCACGGTGGAGCGGCTGCAGGAGCTGGCACTGGCCGAAGCGCAGGCGCTGAGCGGGGATTTGAGCGATCCTCAGCGGCTGCGCATGCACTCGGTGGGGATTGAGCTGGTGAGCTGA
- the aroQ gene encoding type II 3-dehydroquinate dehydratase — protein sequence MQLLALHGPNLNLLGTREPGVYGSQTLDQVNAELESRAQALGAAISCFQSNHEGALVDRIHEGRGSVDGILINAGAYTHSSIALRDALLGVAIPFVELHLSNTHAREPFRHHSTLADKALGVICGFGPLSYTLALEGLVAHLRAQP from the coding sequence ATGCAGCTGCTCGCTCTCCACGGTCCCAATCTCAACCTGCTGGGCACCCGTGAGCCGGGTGTTTACGGCAGTCAGACCCTTGATCAGGTCAACGCTGAGCTGGAGAGTCGCGCCCAGGCCCTGGGGGCGGCGATCAGCTGCTTTCAGAGCAACCATGAAGGCGCCCTGGTGGATCGCATCCACGAGGGCCGTGGCAGCGTGGATGGCATTTTGATCAATGCCGGCGCTTACACCCACAGCTCAATTGCTCTGCGCGATGCCCTGCTGGGGGTGGCGATTCCCTTCGTGGAATTGCACTTGAGCAACACCCATGCCCGCGAGCCGTTTCGGCACCATTCCACCCTGGCTGATAAGGCCCTGGGCGTGATCTGTGGCTTTGGGCCGCTCAGCTACACCCTGGCCCTGGAGGGCCTGGTGGCCCACCTGCGAGCCCAGCCTTGA
- a CDS encoding response regulator transcription factor: MTLRCLIVEDQVMFLQLLCKMLQGLPGLEVVGTATNCHDGFEACRKLRPDALILDLALPDGDGLGVARFLRLLQPEAKALVLSAQASSFVCPEELEAMLVGVVDKTSTYETLRNVIEAALLQETPQDAEPNGPVAALTPRQRQIFSLIGHGLSNKAIAHATGLAVATVETHRKAIARRLNCSGAELVRRAALDLGPVP, translated from the coding sequence TTGACCCTCCGCTGCCTGATCGTGGAAGACCAGGTCATGTTCCTGCAGCTGCTTTGCAAAATGCTGCAAGGACTGCCCGGCTTGGAGGTGGTGGGTACGGCCACTAATTGCCACGACGGCTTTGAAGCCTGTCGCAAACTCCGCCCAGATGCCCTGATCCTCGATCTGGCCCTGCCCGACGGCGATGGCCTGGGGGTGGCCCGCTTCCTGCGGCTGCTCCAACCCGAAGCAAAGGCGCTGGTGCTCTCGGCCCAGGCCAGCAGCTTTGTGTGCCCGGAGGAGCTCGAAGCGATGCTGGTGGGAGTGGTGGATAAAACCTCCACCTACGAAACCCTGCGCAATGTGATCGAGGCCGCCCTGCTGCAGGAGACGCCCCAGGACGCCGAACCAAACGGGCCAGTGGCGGCGCTGACCCCACGCCAGCGGCAGATCTTCAGCCTGATTGGCCATGGCCTCAGCAATAAGGCGATCGCCCACGCCACCGGGCTGGCAGTTGCCACGGTGGAAACCCACCGCAAGGCCATTGCTCGCCGCCTTAACTGCAGCGGAGCTGAGTTGGTGCGCCGGGCAGCCCTGGATCTGGGCCCGGTGCCATGA